In uncultured Ilyobacter sp., a genomic segment contains:
- a CDS encoding MFS transporter, with the protein MEKRLPRSVQLFYGIGVSYAIVDQIFAQWVLYYYLPPENSGIKPLMAPILISLALVLSRFVDMVSDPLVGYLSDKSNSRWGRRIPFIAVGSIPLGISTVAFFYPVKGGGVDTFLYLSLVGSIFFIFYTIVGAPYNALIPEIGNTPEERLNLSTWQSVFRLVYTAIAMILPGILIKTLGRGDTETGIRMMVILLSTVSALGAYVTVFLVPEKKYSHGKISKTTLGESFKILFHDKSFIYYLLGLLFFFVGFNILRASMNYYVEDIMGMGKGAITGAAAILFGTSALFFYPTNRMAKRVGYRKLMLLALAALALLSLVLYNLGKAIPVSWGFYIFAFMGIPVSGAAFIFPPAMLSEISTHISEKSGHKIEGMCFGIQGFFLKMAFLISIALLPIILVAGGGNIIQAIITSPEGVSRSGVYTTALFSAGSFVISFIFYFLYKE; encoded by the coding sequence ATGGAAAAAAGATTACCGAGGAGTGTACAGTTATTTTATGGTATAGGGGTGAGCTATGCCATAGTAGATCAGATCTTTGCCCAGTGGGTCTTATATTATTATCTTCCGCCGGAAAATTCTGGGATAAAGCCTCTTATGGCCCCTATACTAATATCCCTAGCCCTAGTCCTGTCAAGATTTGTAGACATGGTTTCCGACCCTTTGGTAGGCTATCTATCTGATAAGTCCAACAGCCGTTGGGGCCGTAGAATTCCTTTTATAGCTGTTGGAAGCATCCCTTTGGGGATCTCAACAGTGGCATTTTTTTATCCTGTAAAGGGAGGGGGAGTGGATACTTTTCTTTATCTTTCACTGGTGGGGTCTATATTTTTTATTTTTTATACCATAGTAGGAGCCCCCTATAATGCCCTTATACCAGAGATAGGAAATACTCCCGAAGAAAGACTAAATCTTTCTACATGGCAGTCAGTTTTTAGACTGGTTTATACGGCCATTGCCATGATACTTCCTGGGATACTAATAAAGACCCTGGGCAGGGGAGACACAGAGACAGGGATAAGAATGATGGTCATACTTCTCAGTACAGTTTCGGCATTAGGAGCCTATGTGACAGTTTTCTTAGTCCCTGAGAAAAAGTATTCCCACGGGAAAATTTCTAAAACCACTTTGGGGGAATCCTTTAAGATACTATTTCACGACAAGTCCTTTATATATTATCTTTTAGGTTTGTTATTCTTTTTTGTAGGTTTTAATATTCTTAGGGCCTCTATGAACTATTATGTAGAAGATATTATGGGAATGGGAAAAGGAGCGATAACTGGAGCGGCAGCTATACTTTTTGGTACTTCTGCACTTTTCTTTTATCCCACCAACAGAATGGCAAAAAGAGTAGGTTACAGAAAACTTATGCTTTTGGCTCTTGCTGCCCTGGCATTACTCTCGCTTGTGCTTTATAATCTTGGGAAGGCTATACCTGTCAGTTGGGGGTTTTATATATTTGCCTTTATGGGAATACCTGTTTCAGGTGCGGCCTTTATATTTCCACCTGCCATGCTCAGTGAGATAAGCACTCATATAAGTGAAAAGAGTGGTCACAAAATAGAGGGAATGTGTTTCGGGATACAGGGCTTTTTTCTAAAAATGGCCTTTCTAATATCCATAGCCCTGCTTCCTATAATACTTGTGGCAGGAGGTGGAAATATTATACAGGCTATAATTACAAGTCCCGAGGGAGTCTCGAGATCAGGAGTTTATACCACTGCACTTTTTTCTGCAGGTTCCTTTGTTATATCTTTTATATTTTATTTTCTTTATAAAGAATAA
- the rplM gene encoding 50S ribosomal protein L13 has translation MNKYTVMQRKEDVTRDWYHYDAEGKILGRLAAEIAKKLMGKNKVTYTPHIDGGDFVIVTNMEKIAVTGKKLTDKMYYNHSGFPGGLRERRLEEVLAKKPEEALMLAVKRMLPNNKLGREQLTRLRVFVGAEHTHAAQKPETVEL, from the coding sequence GTGAACAAGTACACTGTAATGCAAAGAAAAGAAGATGTAACAAGAGACTGGTATCACTACGATGCTGAAGGAAAAATTCTAGGTAGATTAGCTGCTGAAATAGCTAAGAAACTTATGGGTAAAAATAAAGTTACTTATACTCCACATATCGATGGAGGAGACTTCGTAATCGTAACTAACATGGAAAAAATTGCTGTAACTGGAAAGAAACTTACTGACAAAATGTATTATAACCATTCTGGATTCCCTGGAGGGCTAAGAGAGAGAAGACTTGAAGAAGTTTTAGCTAAAAAACCAGAAGAAGCTTTAATGCTAGCTGTAAAGAGAATGCTTCCAAATAACAAATTAGGAAGAGAGCAGTTAACAAGATTGAGAGTATTTGTTGGAGCTGAACACACTCACGCAGCACAAAAGCCAGAAACGGTAGAACTATAA
- a CDS encoding type III pantothenate kinase translates to MLLAFDIGNTHIVSGVLNDSGEVLLTFRVSSNEKLTEDEFFSYLRNITKFNNIDLLDVKGIIVSSVVPSLLTIFDFLGRKYFKIVPIVVDLSLKLPFTFADNLNPIGFGADRIIDITQALTLYPNKNLVIFDFGTATTYEVLVDGVYVGGGILPGIEMSINSLYGSTAKLPKVKFGKPDSVLGKDTVDQIKAGIFFGYAGQIKHIIKKIKEEVDNPYVIATGGLGRVLSGEIEEIDEYCSDLSVQGLFTIYHQNKSTS, encoded by the coding sequence ATGCTCTTAGCTTTTGATATAGGAAACACACACATCGTCTCAGGTGTTTTAAACGACAGTGGTGAAGTCCTACTCACCTTCAGAGTTTCATCCAATGAAAAACTTACTGAAGATGAATTTTTTTCATACCTTAGAAATATCACAAAATTCAACAATATCGATCTCCTGGATGTAAAGGGTATAATCGTTTCATCTGTTGTTCCTAGTCTTTTGACAATATTCGACTTTTTAGGCAGGAAATATTTCAAGATAGTTCCTATTGTTGTAGACCTTTCACTGAAACTTCCGTTTACCTTTGCTGATAACCTTAATCCTATAGGTTTTGGTGCTGACAGAATTATAGATATAACCCAGGCCTTGACTCTTTACCCTAACAAAAATCTTGTCATCTTCGATTTTGGTACCGCTACCACCTATGAGGTTCTTGTTGACGGAGTCTATGTAGGAGGGGGAATCCTTCCAGGCATAGAGATGTCAATAAATTCTCTATACGGAAGTACTGCAAAACTTCCAAAGGTAAAATTTGGAAAACCAGACTCAGTCCTCGGGAAGGACACAGTGGATCAGATAAAGGCAGGAATATTCTTCGGATATGCAGGTCAGATAAAGCATATCATCAAAAAAATAAAAGAAGAAGTCGACAATCCCTATGTAATAGCCACAGGAGGATTAGGAAGAGTTCTGTCAGGTGAGATAGAAGAGATTGATGAGTACTGCTCAGATTTAAGTGTTCAGGGGCTTTTTACAATCTATCACCAAAACAAATCTACATCATAA
- a CDS encoding ComEC/Rec2 family competence protein codes for METTYLAALEILIMSLLFCFFPLGIATAITVLLIVATFFMKNRSNLLLVISILFMLRIFTGLDLGTHNIGENIILKVNGGNSKIERINGKIPRKALYIYGNNLEDGKSEITGKLKDKVVRNNREYYQLDEVYTTPIPRGFVNKYLDDKIRALTRNYSGDMEKFYRAVIMGEKGNLSDKVKDMFSYTGTSHLIVISGLHIGVIIAIILFLTGKLPLQREVRYFLSAVILTLYTAGVGLAPSVLRAYIMGMCYIGGELFYEKPDPKKSLSAAFVISLLINPVSVMELSFQMSFMAVVAIIFIYPKVEKKLRSPARSEFINKVLLFAAMSLTIQIFLTPIFIVYFRTIPLLSFLVNLVAIPLGVLFVQSAFGALVLSVIGAGWILMPTVNLSYHILLKFIEVTSSIPGLSLNYYGIKKSGMIILLYFSIFGVAFLKGRLKWLSAVPIFTLLFVNGPKPPEILDYKGMVYYSEKPGFLVSGKKISNKDIIFLRDNGIKGIEVLITTENTDEKLKKILKVSQELILSEGDEVKLRGRTFINIKGKIVELERIEKNIQM; via the coding sequence ATGGAGACGACCTACCTTGCAGCCTTAGAAATCTTAATAATGAGTCTGTTATTTTGCTTTTTTCCTTTGGGAATAGCAACTGCTATTACAGTTCTTTTGATTGTAGCAACTTTTTTTATGAAAAACAGGTCAAATCTATTATTGGTAATTTCTATTTTATTCATGCTGAGGATTTTTACTGGTTTAGATCTAGGCACCCATAATATCGGTGAAAATATTATTTTAAAAGTTAACGGTGGAAACAGCAAAATTGAAAGGATAAATGGAAAAATTCCTAGAAAAGCCCTGTATATTTATGGAAACAACCTAGAAGACGGGAAGTCTGAAATAACAGGAAAACTAAAAGATAAGGTTGTAAGAAATAATAGAGAATATTATCAGCTAGACGAAGTTTATACGACACCTATACCAAGAGGCTTTGTAAACAAATATCTAGATGACAAAATAAGAGCTTTGACAAGAAACTATTCAGGGGACATGGAAAAATTTTACAGAGCTGTAATCATGGGTGAAAAAGGTAACCTTTCAGATAAGGTGAAGGACATGTTCTCTTATACAGGAACTTCCCACCTTATAGTTATATCTGGGCTGCATATAGGGGTTATAATAGCAATAATATTATTTTTGACTGGAAAACTTCCCTTACAGAGAGAAGTGAGGTATTTTCTTTCTGCTGTGATATTGACCCTCTATACTGCTGGGGTGGGCTTGGCTCCTTCTGTCCTCCGTGCCTATATAATGGGTATGTGCTATATAGGAGGGGAACTTTTTTATGAGAAGCCAGATCCAAAAAAATCTCTTTCAGCTGCCTTTGTAATATCACTTTTGATAAATCCAGTATCAGTTATGGAGTTGTCTTTTCAGATGTCATTTATGGCTGTAGTTGCCATCATCTTTATATATCCCAAGGTAGAGAAAAAATTAAGATCTCCTGCTAGAAGTGAGTTTATAAATAAGGTTTTACTGTTTGCCGCTATGAGTCTCACGATACAGATTTTCTTAACCCCTATATTTATCGTGTATTTCAGAACTATTCCCCTTTTGTCATTTCTTGTAAATTTAGTTGCCATTCCTCTAGGTGTTCTTTTTGTTCAGAGTGCCTTTGGGGCCCTTGTCCTTTCCGTCATAGGAGCAGGATGGATTCTTATGCCCACGGTGAATTTGAGTTATCATATTTTGTTAAAATTTATAGAGGTAACATCGAGTATACCTGGACTTTCGCTGAACTATTATGGAATAAAGAAAAGTGGGATGATTATCTTGCTTTATTTTTCTATTTTTGGAGTGGCTTTTTTGAAAGGCAGACTGAAGTGGCTGTCTGCGGTTCCTATATTTACACTGTTATTTGTCAATGGGCCGAAGCCTCCGGAAATTTTAGATTACAAAGGGATGGTGTATTATAGTGAAAAACCGGGGTTTTTGGTTTCTGGGAAAAAGATAAGCAATAAGGATATTATATTTCTCAGGGACAATGGTATAAAGGGTATAGAGGTGCTGATAACAACAGAAAATACAGATGAAAAACTGAAAAAAATATTAAAGGTGTCTCAAGAGTTAATACTGTCTGAAGGAGATGAAGTTAAACTTCGAGGAAGAACATTTATAAACATCAAAGGCAAGATAGTTGAATTAGAAAGAATTGAAAAAAATATTCAGATGTGA
- a CDS encoding site-2 protease family protein — protein sequence MKNFIKEFKYLNSNAPTSTKVIYGIIAGLLLLTMVKKLVVQPFTGVMIGILIFSVMLHEIAHGLAAYKNGDPTAKNAGRLTLNPIKHLDPLGTLLPIFLIATGATFVIGWAKPVPVNYRNLRDKKWGVFQVSVAGVLTNFILAFIGATMFKFMGPFLYEMNLIAAVSYLIRINLVLGIFNLIPIPPLDGSKVVSSLGSYRVKEIFYSMESYGFYIIIALAWFGLLWDIINPVYQLAVKLLNAYIN from the coding sequence ATGAAGAATTTTATAAAAGAGTTTAAATATCTAAATTCCAATGCTCCGACTTCCACAAAGGTAATATACGGTATTATAGCCGGTCTTTTGCTTTTAACCATGGTCAAAAAATTAGTCGTCCAGCCCTTTACCGGGGTTATGATAGGTATACTTATTTTTTCTGTTATGCTTCATGAGATAGCCCATGGACTGGCAGCATATAAAAATGGTGATCCAACTGCAAAAAATGCAGGTCGGCTTACTCTAAATCCCATAAAACATTTAGATCCACTCGGGACTTTGCTTCCGATATTTCTAATTGCTACAGGGGCAACCTTTGTAATCGGATGGGCAAAACCTGTACCTGTAAATTACAGAAACCTCAGAGATAAAAAATGGGGAGTGTTTCAGGTATCTGTGGCAGGAGTTCTCACTAATTTTATCCTGGCTTTTATAGGGGCCACTATGTTCAAATTCATGGGGCCTTTCCTTTATGAGATGAATTTAATAGCTGCTGTAAGTTACCTCATAAGAATAAACTTGGTCTTGGGTATATTTAATCTGATTCCCATACCGCCTTTAGACGGGTCTAAAGTGGTTTCTAGTCTCGGGAGCTACAGGGTCAAGGAGATTTTTTACAGTATGGAGTCCTATGGATTTTATATAATAATAGCTCTGGCGTGGTTTGGATTGTTGTGGGATATAATAAATCCTGTTTACCAGCTTGCTGTAAAATTATTAAATGCTTATATTAACTAA
- the rpsI gene encoding 30S ribosomal protein S9 yields MMQYIGTGRRKTSVARVRLIPGGSGIEINGKTMAEYFGGREILSKIVEQPLVLTETLDKFTVKINVDGGGNAGQAGAIRHGISRALLSSDESLKKALREAGFLTRDSRMVERKKFGKKKARRSPQFSKR; encoded by the coding sequence ATGATGCAATATATAGGAACTGGAAGAAGAAAAACTTCTGTAGCAAGAGTAAGACTTATCCCTGGTGGATCTGGAATAGAGATTAATGGTAAAACTATGGCAGAATATTTTGGTGGAAGAGAAATTCTTTCTAAAATTGTAGAACAGCCGCTAGTACTTACTGAGACTTTGGATAAATTTACAGTAAAGATAAATGTAGATGGTGGAGGAAATGCCGGACAAGCTGGAGCAATCAGACACGGTATCTCAAGAGCTCTTCTTTCTTCTGACGAATCTTTAAAGAAAGCATTAAGAGAAGCTGGTTTCCTAACTAGAGACTCTAGAATGGTAGAAAGAAAGAAATTCGGTAAGAAAAAAGCAAGAAGATCACCACAGTTCTCAAAAAGATAA
- the dgt gene encoding dGTP triphosphohydrolase, with protein MMNWEDLMKPTKFRPGKDEKRTVLSEFKHDYSKIIFSSSFRRLKNKTQIHPLDSNDFIRTRLIHSLEVSTIASEIGGLVESELIKRGKFPSEMKECMGSVLEAASLLHDVGNPPFGHYGEVIIQDFFTEFFEDKFDENIDFYGEKWSEAELNDFKKFEGNAQTLRVISRLQYIRDEYGLNLTFPTMASIMKYPRSSFDGNNPEMGISYKKFGYFQSEKQPFEKIVSELGIEIDGKIRRHPLVFLLEASDDIAYLVADIEDAVKKGILTTERVRRVIEKYLDSENEKEREILDSLGEAEIDCLYPDPREIKMQIFRVKIQKFMINETAKSFLKNYENIMCGTYEEELLDSSDAVHLKKAFREILSIIISDKDVVKLEISGDRILRVLLREFTDAVVSPKKDRIGSKEEKLYRLISSNYRFLKDRYPYKNKLYNELKLVTDFICGMTDSYALELYQSIMAIKF; from the coding sequence ATGATGAACTGGGAAGATCTTATGAAACCAACTAAATTCCGACCTGGAAAAGATGAGAAAAGAACGGTTCTTAGCGAGTTCAAACACGATTATTCTAAGATTATCTTCAGCTCATCCTTTAGAAGACTCAAAAATAAAACCCAGATACATCCCCTAGACAGCAATGATTTCATAAGAACCAGGCTGATACACTCCCTTGAAGTTTCAACAATAGCAAGTGAGATAGGTGGTCTGGTGGAATCAGAGCTTATCAAAAGAGGTAAGTTTCCATCTGAGATGAAAGAATGCATGGGAAGTGTTTTAGAGGCTGCCTCACTTCTTCACGACGTTGGAAATCCTCCCTTTGGACATTATGGTGAGGTCATAATACAGGATTTTTTCACAGAATTTTTTGAAGATAAATTTGATGAGAATATAGATTTTTACGGAGAAAAATGGAGTGAGGCAGAACTCAATGATTTTAAGAAGTTTGAAGGAAATGCTCAGACTTTGAGGGTCATAAGCCGGCTGCAGTATATAAGAGATGAGTATGGCCTAAACCTGACCTTTCCAACCATGGCCTCTATAATGAAATATCCACGATCCTCCTTTGATGGAAACAATCCTGAGATGGGGATTAGTTATAAAAAGTTTGGGTATTTTCAGAGTGAAAAACAGCCCTTTGAAAAAATAGTATCGGAACTTGGCATAGAGATAGACGGAAAGATAAGGAGGCATCCTCTTGTATTTTTGCTAGAGGCGTCTGACGATATAGCTTATCTGGTGGCAGACATAGAAGATGCTGTGAAAAAAGGAATACTTACCACAGAGAGGGTAAGAAGGGTAATAGAAAAATACTTAGACTCAGAAAATGAGAAAGAAAGAGAAATCCTAGACAGTCTGGGGGAAGCAGAGATAGACTGTCTTTATCCAGACCCTAGAGAGATAAAGATGCAGATATTCCGTGTGAAGATACAAAAATTCATGATAAATGAGACGGCAAAATCCTTTTTAAAAAATTATGAAAATATAATGTGCGGGACCTATGAAGAGGAGCTTTTGGATTCTTCTGATGCAGTTCATTTGAAAAAAGCCTTCAGGGAGATTCTTTCGATAATAATAAGTGATAAAGATGTAGTAAAGCTTGAGATAAGTGGAGACAGGATACTGAGGGTTCTTTTGAGGGAGTTTACAGATGCTGTGGTGTCCCCGAAAAAAGACCGGATAGGAAGCAAGGAAGAGAAGCTATACAGACTTATATCAAGTAATTACAGATTTTTGAAGGACAGATATCCCTATAAAAATAAGCTTTATAATGAACTAAAGCTTGTTACAGACTTTATCTGTGGAATGACAGATTCTTATGCATTAGAACTTTATCAGTCCATAATGGCCATAAAATTTTAG
- a CDS encoding YigZ family protein gives MQTVEKECYIEFEEKRSKFIGYIKPVSSKEEAENFINNIKGKHPDATHNCSAYKVTENGQEYYKVDDDGEPGGTAGKPIGEIMNLLDVDNLVVVVTRYFGGIKLGAGGLVRNYAKAAKLAVQEAGIIEYVHLKKYVVDFSYDKVNEVEGIISSSGGKILEKEFMDKVTFRIMIKDETESLLKEVRGLVIFEI, from the coding sequence ATGCAGACAGTTGAAAAAGAGTGTTATATAGAGTTTGAGGAAAAAAGATCCAAGTTTATAGGATATATAAAGCCTGTTTCTTCAAAAGAAGAGGCGGAAAATTTTATAAATAACATAAAAGGAAAACATCCTGATGCCACCCATAACTGTAGTGCCTACAAGGTCACAGAAAATGGTCAGGAATACTATAAGGTAGATGATGACGGTGAACCAGGAGGTACTGCAGGAAAGCCTATAGGGGAGATTATGAATCTTTTGGATGTGGATAATCTGGTGGTAGTTGTAACTAGATACTTCGGAGGTATAAAACTCGGTGCAGGGGGACTTGTGAGAAATTATGCCAAGGCGGCTAAGCTTGCAGTACAGGAGGCGGGCATAATAGAGTATGTTCACCTAAAGAAATATGTAGTCGATTTTTCCTATGATAAGGTAAATGAAGTAGAGGGAATAATAAGCTCTTCAGGGGGCAAGATTCTAGAAAAAGAATTTATGGACAAGGTAACATTCAGAATTATGATAAAGGATGAAACAGAGTCTCTTTTAAAAGAGGTAAGGGGACTTGTTATATTTGAAATATAA
- a CDS encoding nucleotidyltransferase, with product MKATGVVVEYNPFHNGHRYHLEKAREKGVGDVVIAAMSGDFLQRGEPGIVNRWKRAEMALRSGVDIVAELPAYYSNQSAEIFARGAVGILGALGVSDVVFGSESGEIEKLKNIASLEENEEFQTYLKEELGRGSSYPTSFAAAIEKITGDKGYMTPNDILGTEYVRSISKLGLNINPIAIKREGTGYHSHDIRGDIASATAIRKMLDKEIEKIKNLVPEPVYEILSSEFREKRCAWLNEFYPILRHEIILHKDSLEDIQDVEAGFENRLYEAALKNRDFEKFYGSIMTKRYTNARVQRILTHILLGLTVKITEKAKLGVPYVRILGFNQRGGRYLKSIRGKTGIEVFTTLKNVSKKLSGREKELLDFNERCSMIYTVIKEYDERKTPIIIK from the coding sequence ATGAAGGCTACAGGAGTGGTTGTAGAATATAATCCCTTTCACAACGGGCACAGATATCATTTAGAAAAAGCCAGGGAAAAGGGAGTGGGAGATGTGGTAATAGCCGCTATGAGCGGAGACTTTCTCCAGAGAGGGGAACCTGGGATAGTAAACAGATGGAAAAGAGCTGAAATGGCCCTCAGAAGCGGTGTGGACATAGTGGCGGAGCTTCCTGCATACTATTCCAATCAAAGTGCCGAGATATTTGCCAGGGGAGCTGTGGGGATTCTAGGGGCACTTGGGGTAAGTGATGTTGTCTTTGGATCTGAAAGCGGAGAGATAGAAAAGTTGAAAAATATAGCCTCTCTAGAAGAAAATGAGGAATTTCAGACTTATCTAAAAGAGGAACTCGGCAGGGGAAGCTCTTACCCTACATCTTTTGCAGCAGCAATTGAAAAAATAACAGGGGACAAGGGGTATATGACTCCTAATGATATACTAGGAACTGAATATGTGAGGAGTATATCTAAACTGGGACTGAACATAAATCCAATAGCAATAAAAAGAGAGGGAACGGGATATCATTCCCATGACATAAGGGGTGATATCGCAAGTGCCACTGCCATCAGAAAAATGCTAGATAAAGAGATTGAAAAAATAAAAAATCTGGTTCCAGAACCTGTGTATGAGATATTGAGTAGTGAGTTTAGGGAAAAAAGATGTGCCTGGCTCAATGAATTTTATCCTATACTGAGGCATGAGATAATACTTCATAAAGATTCTCTAGAAGATATACAGGATGTAGAGGCGGGTTTTGAAAACCGTCTATATGAGGCGGCACTTAAAAACAGGGATTTTGAAAAATTTTATGGAAGTATAATGACGAAAAGATATACGAATGCTAGGGTACAGAGGATATTGACTCATATACTATTGGGGCTAACTGTAAAGATAACTGAAAAGGCTAAACTGGGAGTCCCTTATGTAAGGATATTGGGCTTTAACCAAAGGGGAGGAAGATACCTCAAAAGCATAAGGGGGAAGACAGGTATAGAGGTCTTTACCACCTTAAAAAATGTGTCAAAAAAACTTTCTGGGAGAGAAAAGGAACTTTTGGATTTTAATGAGAGATGCAGCATGATATATACTGTGATAAAGGAGTATGACGAGAGAAAAACTCCGATTATTATAAAATAA
- a CDS encoding serine hydrolase: MQNEIVKIMKEYGDTVSVYAKNLSDNKVLVSHRCNKVFRAPTVMKIMVMLEALKEVEEGQYKLDEGIEIKEAGISYLSLIRDLSISTYTLKDLIILMMTANDYTAINTLLNLFGLEKINNRIEKIGLMDTKVQRKMLDFSAIEMGKENITSIRDMSNILEKIYNRSLFKDKEISDLSVEMLKYQRVGRGVRNYIPEWESTYRSGEVGDFYHDIGIVFLENAHFILGVFVDDALDPLEALEIICRIKKAFLKNVSKESDVVQTEGQ, from the coding sequence ATGCAGAATGAGATAGTAAAGATTATGAAGGAGTACGGGGATACTGTTTCTGTCTATGCAAAGAATCTCTCAGATAACAAGGTGCTGGTATCTCACAGATGCAATAAGGTGTTCAGGGCTCCCACTGTTATGAAAATAATGGTGATGCTAGAAGCCTTGAAAGAAGTAGAAGAGGGTCAGTATAAATTAGATGAAGGAATAGAGATAAAAGAGGCAGGGATATCATACCTAAGCCTTATAAGGGACTTGTCCATAAGTACTTATACCCTGAAAGATCTTATAATTCTCATGATGACAGCCAATGATTATACTGCCATAAATACACTGCTGAATTTATTTGGACTGGAGAAGATAAATAACAGGATAGAGAAAATAGGTCTCATGGACACAAAGGTTCAAAGAAAGATGCTTGATTTTTCTGCAATTGAGATGGGAAAGGAAAATATAACCAGCATAAGGGATATGTCTAATATTCTGGAAAAAATATACAACAGGTCTTTGTTTAAAGATAAAGAAATAAGTGATCTTTCAGTGGAGATGCTAAAATATCAAAGAGTTGGAAGGGGTGTGAGAAATTATATCCCAGAGTGGGAGAGCACATACAGAAGCGGTGAGGTGGGAGATTTTTATCATGATATAGGAATTGTATTTTTGGAAAATGCCCATTTTATCCTGGGAGTCTTTGTAGATGACGCCTTAGACCCCCTAGAAGCTTTGGAGATAATTTGCAGGATAAAAAAAGCCTTTTTGAAAAATGTTTCTAAAGAGTCTGATGTAGTTCAGACTGAGGGCCAGTGA
- a CDS encoding trimeric intracellular cation channel family protein, with the protein MIIEVLNTLGIVAFSVSGALKGEKHKLDIFGIVVLGVITAVGGGIIRDVVLNQVPDSIIQERDAYLAVFIAIVSYIAYHDKLEGKLSNIIKVSDAAGLAAFTVIGAQKGLGNDLGLLGVSIMATLTGVGGGVLRDMLVNEIPFILKEDVYAFLCLIGGGVYWGGIKLGFSEALMMNTVMISIFIIRIMAIMFNLQLPSKGRLKHADS; encoded by the coding sequence ATGATTATAGAAGTATTGAACACCCTAGGGATAGTTGCATTTTCTGTCTCGGGAGCTTTAAAGGGTGAAAAACATAAACTGGACATATTTGGTATAGTAGTGCTAGGAGTGATAACGGCAGTTGGTGGTGGGATAATAAGAGATGTTGTACTTAATCAGGTTCCTGATTCTATAATCCAAGAAAGAGATGCGTATCTGGCAGTTTTTATTGCTATAGTTTCCTATATAGCCTACCATGACAAATTAGAGGGTAAACTTTCTAATATAATTAAAGTTTCAGATGCTGCAGGACTTGCAGCCTTTACTGTAATAGGAGCCCAAAAGGGCTTAGGGAATGACCTAGGACTTTTGGGAGTTTCTATAATGGCCACTCTCACTGGTGTTGGTGGAGGGGTTTTAAGGGATATGCTTGTAAATGAGATTCCATTTATACTAAAAGAAGATGTATATGCATTTTTATGTCTTATAGGAGGGGGAGTTTACTGGGGCGGAATAAAGCTAGGGTTTTCAGAGGCTCTTATGATGAATACAGTGATGATCTCAATTTTTATAATAAGAATTATGGCCATAATGTTTAATCTTCAACTTCCGTCAAAGGGGAGGTTGAAACATGCAGACAGTTGA